In Cedecea neteri, a single genomic region encodes these proteins:
- a CDS encoding DsbA family protein, giving the protein MKYAFILILSLFSGLALAAKEEPAPFSAEQQKQLEVLIEQALFNDPASPRFGAKKPVLTLVNFTDYNCPYCKQLDPMLEKIVQKYPDVAVIVKPLPFKGESSVLSARTVLTTWRQHPDQFLALHEKLMQKKGYHDAASIAAAVEKSGATPVTPDEKSMETLSTNLQLARIVGVQGTPATIIGDEMIPGAVPWETLEEVVKEKLAAAHGK; this is encoded by the coding sequence ATGAAATATGCATTTATTTTAATCTTATCGCTGTTCTCCGGCCTGGCGCTGGCGGCAAAAGAAGAGCCCGCCCCGTTTTCTGCCGAGCAGCAAAAGCAACTGGAAGTGTTGATTGAACAGGCGTTGTTTAACGATCCGGCCAGTCCGCGATTCGGTGCTAAAAAGCCCGTGTTAACCCTCGTGAACTTCACAGATTACAACTGCCCGTACTGCAAACAGCTCGATCCGATGCTGGAGAAAATTGTGCAGAAATACCCGGATGTGGCTGTGATCGTGAAGCCGCTGCCGTTTAAAGGAGAAAGTTCCGTGCTGTCGGCGCGTACTGTCCTGACGACCTGGCGTCAGCATCCGGACCAGTTCCTGGCGCTGCATGAAAAACTGATGCAGAAAAAGGGCTATCACGATGCGGCGAGCATTGCGGCTGCCGTTGAAAAGAGCGGAGCAACGCCGGTGACACCGGACGAAAAAAGCATGGAAACTTTAAGCACCAACCTCCAGTTAGCGCGTATCGTGGGCGTGCAGGGTACACCAGCCACCATTATTGGCGATGAAATGATCCCCGGGGCGGTGCCCTGGGAAACGCTGGAAGAGGTAGTAAAAGAAAAACTGGCGGCTGCCCATGGCAAGTAA